Genomic DNA from Candidatus Kryptobacter tengchongensis:
TTCAAACATCTTTTGAAACTTTATCATGTTGAGCATCTCCTCATCAATTGAAACTCCTGAGATCGCATCCCTTTGAGATTCAATTTGATTCAAAACCATACGATGTAAATTCTCATTATCAGAGCTTATCTTTGTTCTCAATCCAATATCACTAACCATTGAATTATAAAACCCTAAAATCTTCACATCATTTCTCAAAGATGAGATTGCGAGAGCCACTTCATTGTTGCCAATGTTACCATTTATTGAAGATGAAATCTTTGAAGGATTATCAATTATGCTTTTGTTAACCTGAATGTTTCCAGCTCCTGTCCCAATGAAAAAATCAAGCCCAGTGCTTCCATCAATCCCATATCCGACCTTGTGAAAGTCATTCACTTTCTTAATTAAATTTTGAGCAAGCTCATCAAATTTTTGCTTTATCTCGGGAATTACCTCGTTAAACAAACTCTGCAAAGCGAAAACCTCACCAGACTTTAATTTGATCTCGCTTCCATCCCGAAGAGATACAATCTTTGCAAAACCGTCAACGAATCTCAACTCAATTGTTTGGATAAAATTTTTATCCACGACCATAACCCCACCCATACTTACTCTAACACTTCCACTCTTATCGTAAGAAACAACTAAATCAGCAAGTTCTGAAAGATCCTTTAATTTTTGATTTATTTTGTCACGAATGTCGTTTGTTTCAGCGCCAGAGTTACGAAGGTTTATCGCAGATTGATTTAATTTTCCGAGATCCTCAATTATTTGATTTATTTTCCCCACTTTTGCTTCAAGTTCAGAAATTATATCTTTTTTAATACCCAGTAAACTGTTAAAAATATCGTTAAATCGCCCTGAAAGGGCTTTACCAGTATGGATAACTGAAACTCTTATAGCTCTATCTTCGGGATTTTTTGAAAGGTCATCAAAAGCGTTGAAAAAATTCTCAAGCAAATTACCAAGTCCAGTTTCATCAGGTTCGTTTAGTAAAGATTCAATACGAGTTAGTATTTCCTTTTCAATTGAATAATTCCCAACTAAATTTGAAATTCTTCTTATTTCACCCTCAATAAATTCGTCACGGATTTGTTTTACACCGACAACTTTTACACCCGCATTTATCATCCCATTTTTTAAGTTTAAGA
This window encodes:
- a CDS encoding flagellar hook-associated protein 1 FlgK; translated protein: MAGLFSIIESAKRAINSSRAGMEVTSHNVSNVNTPGYTRQRIELTSTDVLNLKNGMINAGVKVVGVKQIRDEFIEGEIRRISNLVGNYSIEKEILTRIESLLNEPDETGLGNLLENFFNAFDDLSKNPEDRAIRVSVIHTGKALSGRFNDIFNSLLGIKKDIISELEAKVGKINQIIEDLGKLNQSAINLRNSGAETNDIRDKINQKLKDLSELADLVVSYDKSGSVRVSMGGVMVVDKNFIQTIELRFVDGFAKIVSLRDGSEIKLKSGEVFALQSLFNEVIPEIKQKFDELAQNLIKKVNDFHKVGYGIDGSTGLDFFIGTGAGNIQVNKSIIDNPSKISSSINGNIGNNEVALAISSLRNDVKILGFYNSMVSDIGLRTKISSDNENLHRMVLNQIESQRDAISGVSIDEEMLNMIKFQKMFEASAKVIQTVNEMIDAVLSMIR